In Niveispirillum cyanobacteriorum, the following proteins share a genomic window:
- a CDS encoding glycogen/starch/alpha-glucan phosphorylase, with amino-acid sequence MDARYRSREIGRKAEDVDALKRSFLEWLVYSVGKDAKTATRRDWFTSGALSVRDRVVDRWMDTTRGVYAADAKRIYYFSMEFLIGRLLSNNLDNLGLTEVCREAVDRLGLRLEEVLDAEPDPALGNGGLGRLAACFLDSMATQHLPAYGYGIRYEYGLFEQRFDQGFQVEFPDNWLRFGNPWEFARPEVLYPIHFHGRVETYLDGAGVERRRWVDTETVHAMAFDTPVVGYGGETINTLRLWSARATRDFNFHHFNDGDYLKAVEGKVLSENLSRVLYPNDATEVGRELRFKQEYFFTSASIQDILRRYMQHHKDFDALPEKAAIQLNDTHPAIGIAELMRILIDIHGLDWDKAWDITRRTFSYTNHTLLPEALESWPVGMMEHVLPRHMQIIYDINAKFLQGVWSRCDIDTIRRLSLIDENGGRRVRMGGLAFLGSHKVNGVSALHTDLMKQTVFADYHRLFPDRITNKTNGITPRRWLHQANPALSRLISSRIGDGWITDLGQLAALKDRAGDEIFQEEFRRAKRQNKKRLAAYIARHLRIDVDVDSLFDVQVKRIHEYKRQLLNLLQTVALYNEIRDNPNRDFTPVTKILAGKAAPAYHQAKLIIKLANDIAKVVNNDPLVRGRLKLVMLPNYNVSQAEIIMPAADLSEQISTAGMEASGTGNMKLALNGALTIGTLDGANVEIRDHVGADNIFIFGMTAQEVQDLRSGGGFDPRAVVGANPHLKRALDMIGNGAFSPDDPGRFRPIVDALLYGDHFLVTADFEDYRNAHAAARALYRDKAEWTAKSILNTAGMGWFSSDRTIMEYATEIWGVAPVPPVGEAAD; translated from the coding sequence ATGGATGCCCGTTACCGTTCCCGCGAAATTGGCCGCAAGGCCGAAGATGTCGACGCGCTGAAACGCTCTTTCCTGGAATGGCTGGTCTATTCGGTGGGCAAGGATGCCAAGACGGCGACGCGCCGCGACTGGTTCACGTCGGGCGCCTTGTCGGTGCGCGACCGTGTCGTCGATCGCTGGATGGACACGACGCGCGGGGTTTATGCCGCTGATGCCAAACGTATCTATTACTTCTCCATGGAATTCCTGATTGGCCGGCTTCTGTCCAACAATTTGGACAATCTAGGCCTGACGGAGGTCTGTCGGGAGGCGGTGGACCGGCTGGGCCTGCGCCTGGAAGAAGTGCTGGATGCCGAACCCGACCCGGCGCTGGGCAATGGCGGTCTGGGCCGCCTCGCCGCCTGCTTCCTGGACAGCATGGCGACGCAGCATCTGCCGGCCTATGGCTATGGTATCCGCTATGAATATGGGCTGTTCGAACAGCGGTTCGATCAGGGTTTTCAGGTGGAGTTCCCGGACAATTGGCTGCGTTTCGGTAACCCGTGGGAGTTTGCGCGGCCGGAGGTGCTGTACCCGATCCATTTCCATGGCCGGGTCGAAACCTATCTTGACGGGGCCGGCGTGGAGCGCCGCCGCTGGGTCGACACCGAAACCGTCCATGCCATGGCGTTTGACACGCCCGTCGTCGGTTACGGTGGCGAAACGATTAACACACTGCGCCTCTGGTCCGCCCGCGCCACCCGTGATTTCAACTTCCACCATTTCAATGATGGCGACTATCTGAAGGCTGTGGAAGGCAAGGTCCTGTCGGAGAACCTGTCGCGCGTCCTCTACCCCAACGACGCGACCGAGGTGGGGCGCGAACTGCGGTTCAAGCAAGAATATTTCTTCACCAGCGCGTCCATACAGGACATCCTGCGCCGCTACATGCAGCATCATAAGGATTTCGATGCGCTGCCGGAAAAGGCGGCCATTCAGCTGAATGACACGCATCCGGCCATCGGTATCGCCGAACTGATGCGTATCCTGATCGATATCCATGGGCTGGATTGGGATAAGGCCTGGGACATCACCCGCCGTACCTTCAGCTATACCAACCACACCCTGCTGCCTGAGGCGCTGGAAAGCTGGCCGGTTGGCATGATGGAACATGTGCTGCCCCGGCACATGCAGATTATCTACGATATCAATGCCAAGTTCCTGCAAGGGGTTTGGTCTCGTTGCGATATCGATACAATCCGTCGCCTGTCGCTTATCGACGAGAATGGCGGGCGGCGGGTGCGCATGGGCGGGCTTGCCTTCCTGGGCAGTCACAAGGTGAACGGCGTGTCGGCCCTGCATACCGATCTGATGAAGCAGACGGTGTTTGCCGACTATCACCGTCTGTTCCCCGACCGCATCACCAACAAGACCAACGGCATCACCCCGCGCCGCTGGTTGCATCAGGCCAACCCCGCTTTGTCCCGCCTGATCAGCAGCCGCATCGGCGATGGCTGGATCACTGATCTGGGGCAGTTGGCCGCCCTGAAGGACAGGGCAGGGGACGAGATATTCCAGGAGGAATTCAGACGCGCCAAACGTCAGAACAAGAAGCGTCTGGCCGCCTATATCGCCCGACACCTGCGCATTGATGTCGATGTCGACAGCCTGTTCGACGTGCAGGTGAAGCGCATCCATGAATATAAGCGGCAGTTGCTGAACCTGCTGCAGACGGTGGCGCTCTATAATGAGATCCGGGACAATCCCAACCGGGACTTTACCCCCGTCACCAAAATCCTGGCTGGCAAGGCAGCACCCGCCTATCACCAGGCCAAGCTGATCATCAAACTGGCGAATGACATTGCCAAGGTCGTGAATAATGACCCGCTGGTGCGCGGGCGTCTGAAACTGGTGATGCTGCCTAATTACAATGTCAGCCAGGCGGAAATCATCATGCCGGCCGCCGACCTGTCGGAGCAGATTTCAACGGCGGGGATGGAGGCGTCGGGCACCGGCAATATGAAGCTGGCGCTGAACGGTGCCCTGACCATTGGTACCCTGGACGGGGCCAATGTCGAAATCCGCGACCATGTCGGCGCCGACAACATCTTCATCTTCGGAATGACCGCGCAGGAGGTACAGGATCTGCGGTCGGGTGGCGGATTTGACCCGCGGGCCGTCGTGGGAGCCAACCCGCATTTGAAGCGTGCGCTGGACATGATCGGCAATGGTGCCTTCAGCCCCGATGACCCTGGACGTTTCCGCCCCATTGTCGATGCATTGCTGTACGGCGACCATTTCCTGGTCACCGCCGATTTCGAGGATTACCGCAACGCCCACGCCGCCGCCCGCGCGCTCTATCGCGACAAGGCGGAATGGACGGCCAAGTCCATTTTGAATACCGCCGGTATGGGCTGGTTCTCTTCCGACCGCACCATCATGGAATATGCGACAGAGATCTGGGGCGTGGCACCGGTGCCGCCGGTTGGGGAGGCAGCGGATTGA
- a CDS encoding energy transducer TonB yields MRIASLAVCALLLSSLPASAMTWQEANKASVAMMNEGKLNEAFDLAWQAAELYEQSPTYKAASHERLLLNAIDIFLRTGKDRAAPSTIRKAIVALKRHVGPEDGTLIAVHEQLSLALIRAGDFEAARDAQDQVINLYAKNFGAESVGHVNALLTQARQLKGAMDIVDVRKYLDRASAVAQAVPANHVVRLMVDYEHALLTMETGRKDEAEAMFISVADRGIGQEDAAVKAVLRPTYGMLAYMAFKRGDSVTEDKWVEATRGLPVPEGEVKPLFREVPDTPDNRISVSGQVTIEFLVSTADGRVKETKILEKSGNPQYATSVEKAVRTWRYQPTVPVGDPGTLIRQKQTFGYQYENEEAEIGSRFKRRN; encoded by the coding sequence GTGCGTATTGCCAGTCTGGCTGTCTGTGCCCTGTTGCTTTCATCCTTGCCGGCATCGGCCATGACATGGCAGGAGGCGAACAAGGCCTCCGTGGCGATGATGAATGAGGGCAAGCTGAACGAGGCCTTCGATCTGGCCTGGCAGGCAGCCGAACTCTATGAGCAATCCCCCACCTATAAGGCGGCCAGCCATGAACGGCTGTTGCTGAATGCCATCGATATATTCCTGCGTACCGGCAAGGATAGGGCTGCCCCCAGCACTATCCGCAAAGCCATCGTGGCTCTGAAACGCCATGTCGGTCCGGAGGATGGAACCCTGATCGCCGTGCATGAGCAATTGTCGCTGGCGCTGATCCGTGCCGGGGATTTCGAGGCGGCGCGCGATGCACAGGATCAGGTCATCAACCTGTATGCCAAGAATTTCGGCGCGGAATCGGTGGGGCATGTCAACGCCCTGTTGACCCAGGCGCGGCAGTTGAAGGGTGCCATGGACATCGTTGATGTCCGCAAGTACCTGGATCGCGCCTCCGCCGTGGCCCAGGCCGTGCCGGCCAATCATGTCGTCCGCCTGATGGTGGATTATGAACATGCCCTGCTGACCATGGAAACCGGTCGCAAGGATGAGGCCGAGGCCATGTTCATCTCCGTTGCGGACAGGGGTATTGGTCAGGAAGACGCGGCGGTGAAGGCGGTTCTGCGCCCCACCTATGGCATGCTGGCCTATATGGCCTTCAAGCGTGGGGACAGCGTGACGGAGGACAAGTGGGTCGAGGCGACGCGCGGGTTGCCGGTGCCGGAGGGTGAGGTGAAACCGCTGTTCCGGGAGGTGCCGGACACACCGGACAACCGCATCTCCGTCTCAGGTCAGGTGACCATCGAATTCTTGGTGTCAACCGCCGATGGCAGGGTGAAGGAAACCAAGATTCTGGAGAAGTCCGGTAACCCGCAATATGCGACATCGGTTGAAAAGGCCGTTCGCACATGGCGTTACCAGCCGACAGTGCCGGTGGGCGATCCCGGCACCCTGATCCGTCAGAAGCAGACCTTCGGTTATCAGTATGAAAACGAAGAGGCCGAGATCGGGTCACGGTTCAAGCGGCGGAACTGA
- a CDS encoding DEAD/DEAH box helicase gives MTITFSDLALPASLMQAVAELGYVNPTPIQAQAIPAALEGQDVVASANTGTGKTAAFVLPALARIAASERQAGSWGPRVLVLTPTRELASQVLEQVRLLSKFGRIQTGTVLGGMPYRAQIEMLRRRADLIVATPGRLIDHLENGKVDLSCIEMLVLDEADRMLDMGFRDAVEQIAGACPEGRQTLLFTATLDRTAEKLAASLTKNPVRVDVAGKAVTNTSIEQRWLRADGLDHKHKLLARLLEDEAFGKGIIFMATKADCDVMADRLSEQGHRAMPLHGDMQQRERNRVVQWLRDSRINVLVATDVAARGIDISDLSHVINFDLPRVAEDYVHRIGRTGRAGATGVSYSLFTRHDRNLVRAIEQYTGQPHIQTTLPGLEPMPEPERSKFRPGGSGPKPYGARSNQAGKPYGNKGGYGGQRREGGWGGERRDGGYQGGGERRDGFQGGERREGGFRAERQDGGYQGGEQRSQSERLGGWQGERREGGFQGERRERRDFQGEGQHQGGERPQRAWTPDTTPVAGEGRGPHPHKANPYKPHAGKGRPHGHGGEGRADFRDAGQGGEKRREFRGERQGEARAEGGNAPTRRPFRQG, from the coding sequence TTGACCATTACCTTTTCCGATCTCGCTCTTCCCGCTTCCCTGATGCAGGCCGTGGCCGAGCTGGGCTATGTCAACCCGACCCCGATCCAGGCGCAGGCCATTCCCGCCGCGCTGGAGGGCCAGGATGTCGTGGCATCCGCCAACACCGGCACCGGCAAGACCGCGGCGTTCGTGCTGCCGGCGTTGGCCCGTATCGCCGCGTCGGAGCGTCAGGCCGGTTCCTGGGGCCCGCGCGTCCTGGTGCTGACCCCGACCCGTGAACTGGCCAGCCAGGTGCTGGAGCAGGTTCGCCTTCTGTCCAAGTTCGGTCGTATCCAGACGGGCACCGTGCTGGGCGGCATGCCCTATCGCGCCCAGATCGAAATGCTGCGCCGCCGCGCCGACCTGATCGTCGCCACGCCCGGCCGCCTGATCGACCATCTGGAAAACGGCAAGGTTGATCTGTCCTGCATCGAAATGCTGGTGCTGGACGAAGCCGACCGCATGCTGGACATGGGCTTCCGCGACGCGGTGGAGCAGATTGCCGGCGCCTGCCCCGAAGGCCGCCAGACCCTGCTGTTCACCGCCACGCTGGACCGTACCGCTGAAAAGCTGGCTGCCAGCCTGACCAAGAACCCGGTGCGGGTCGATGTGGCCGGCAAGGCCGTCACCAACACCTCCATCGAGCAGCGCTGGCTGCGCGCCGACGGGCTGGACCACAAGCACAAGCTGCTGGCCCGCCTGCTGGAGGATGAGGCCTTCGGCAAGGGCATCATCTTCATGGCCACCAAGGCCGATTGCGATGTGATGGCCGACCGCCTGTCCGAACAGGGCCATCGCGCCATGCCGCTGCATGGCGACATGCAGCAGCGCGAGCGTAACCGCGTGGTGCAGTGGCTGCGCGACAGCCGCATCAATGTGCTGGTCGCCACCGACGTTGCCGCCCGCGGCATCGATATTTCCGATCTGTCCCACGTCATCAATTTCGACCTACCCCGCGTGGCCGAAGATTACGTGCACCGTATCGGCCGTACCGGCCGGGCCGGCGCCACAGGCGTGTCCTACAGCCTGTTCACCCGCCATGACCGCAACCTGGTCCGCGCGATTGAGCAGTACACCGGCCAGCCGCATATCCAGACCACCCTGCCGGGCCTGGAGCCGATGCCCGAGCCGGAGCGCAGCAAGTTCCGTCCCGGCGGTTCCGGTCCCAAGCCCTATGGCGCCCGCAGCAACCAGGCTGGCAAGCCCTATGGCAACAAGGGCGGCTATGGCGGCCAGCGCCGCGAAGGCGGCTGGGGCGGTGAGCGTCGTGACGGTGGCTATCAAGGCGGTGGTGAACGTCGTGACGGCTTCCAGGGCGGTGAGCGCCGTGAAGGCGGTTTCCGCGCTGAACGCCAGGATGGCGGTTACCAGGGCGGCGAACAGCGCTCGCAGAGCGAGCGTCTGGGCGGCTGGCAGGGCGAACGCCGCGAAGGCGGCTTCCAGGGTGAGCGTCGTGAACGCCGCGACTTCCAGGGCGAAGGCCAGCATCAGGGCGGCGAGCGCCCGCAGCGCGCCTGGACCCCGGACACCACCCCCGTCGCTGGTGAGGGCCGTGGCCCCCACCCCCACAAGGCCAACCCCTACAAGCCCCATGCCGGCAAGGGCCGTCCCCATGGCCATGGCGGCGAAGGCCGCGCTGACTTCCGCGACGCGGGCCAGGGCGGTGAAAAGCGCCGCG